A region from the Paenarthrobacter aurescens genome encodes:
- the nhaA gene encoding Na+/H+ antiporter NhaA, with translation MADQPRLPNNSSQTSKVFSRSSYPEYRRILAILRTETVGGALLLAATVVALIWANSPAADGYFALRDLKIGYEPWHLELSLGHWASDGLLAVFFFLAGLELKREFVAGELRKPAKAVVPVAAAVGGVVVPALIYVLFNLGTAGETLKGWAIPTATDIAFALAVLAVINTHLPAALRTFLLTLAVVDDLIAIGIIAFFYSTGLQPLMLLAALVPLALFTFLVQKRIRSWYLLVPLAVATWGFVHASGIHATVAGVLLGFAVPVLASGKKGEPAEGLAEHLEHKLRPFSAGFAVPVFAFFSAGVALGGVEGMGAALRDPVALGIVAALVVGKAVGVFGTTFLVTKTTRASLDSSIAWIDLFGLALLAGIGFTVSLLIGELSFGAGSAHNDHAKVAILAGSLISALLAAVVLRARNRRYRAVQADEERDDDGDGVPDVFARA, from the coding sequence GTGGCTGACCAACCCAGACTTCCAAACAACTCTTCCCAGACAAGCAAAGTCTTCTCCCGCTCCAGCTACCCGGAATATCGCAGGATCCTGGCAATCCTCCGCACGGAAACAGTGGGCGGAGCCCTCCTTCTTGCCGCTACCGTGGTTGCGCTTATCTGGGCCAACTCCCCTGCCGCGGACGGTTACTTTGCACTCCGCGACCTCAAGATCGGTTATGAACCCTGGCATCTTGAGCTGAGCCTTGGCCACTGGGCTTCGGATGGCCTGCTTGCCGTGTTCTTCTTCCTTGCCGGGCTTGAACTCAAACGCGAATTCGTGGCCGGGGAACTCCGTAAACCCGCCAAAGCCGTTGTCCCCGTAGCCGCCGCTGTTGGCGGCGTGGTGGTTCCGGCCCTGATCTACGTCCTTTTCAACCTGGGGACAGCCGGCGAAACGCTCAAAGGCTGGGCCATCCCCACGGCCACGGACATCGCTTTCGCCCTTGCCGTGCTGGCCGTGATCAACACACACTTGCCCGCTGCGCTCCGCACGTTCCTGCTGACGCTTGCAGTGGTGGATGACCTCATTGCAATCGGCATCATTGCGTTCTTCTACTCCACAGGACTTCAGCCCCTCATGTTGCTGGCTGCTTTGGTCCCCCTGGCGCTCTTCACGTTCCTGGTCCAGAAACGGATCCGCAGTTGGTATCTCCTGGTGCCGCTCGCGGTGGCCACTTGGGGCTTTGTTCACGCCTCCGGGATCCACGCCACGGTGGCCGGAGTTCTGTTGGGCTTCGCGGTTCCCGTCCTGGCCAGCGGTAAAAAGGGTGAACCGGCCGAAGGCCTCGCCGAACACCTTGAGCACAAGCTGCGCCCGTTCTCGGCAGGCTTTGCCGTACCGGTCTTTGCGTTCTTCTCCGCCGGCGTGGCCCTGGGCGGTGTGGAGGGCATGGGAGCTGCCCTGCGCGACCCCGTGGCTTTGGGCATTGTGGCAGCGCTGGTGGTGGGCAAGGCCGTGGGCGTCTTCGGCACCACTTTCCTGGTCACCAAGACAACCCGCGCCAGCCTGGATTCGAGCATCGCGTGGATTGACCTCTTCGGGCTGGCGCTGCTGGCCGGCATCGGGTTTACCGTCTCGCTGCTGATCGGCGAGTTGAGCTTCGGCGCCGGCTCCGCCCATAACGACCACGCCAAGGTAGCTATCCTGGCAGGTTCCCTGATCTCGGCGCTGCTGGCCGCCGTCGTGCTGAGGGCCCGCAACCGGCGCTACCGCGCAGTGCAGGCAGATGAGGAACGGGACGACGACGGCGACGGCGTGCCGGACGTCTTTGCCCGCGCCTGA
- a CDS encoding SCO4848 family membrane protein, with product MEIPAILAVVLIVAGVWSLVVWPQFLKRVMKDPRARDAAGKATRFLTVHVVLVTISMVLGLATAGIGIAGLIA from the coding sequence GTGGAGATCCCCGCAATCCTTGCGGTTGTCCTGATCGTTGCCGGCGTCTGGTCCTTGGTGGTGTGGCCGCAGTTCCTCAAGCGCGTCATGAAGGACCCCCGCGCCCGCGACGCCGCAGGCAAGGCCACCAGGTTCCTCACGGTTCACGTTGTGCTGGTCACCATCTCCATGGTGCTCGGACTCGCGACGGCGGGCATAGGGATCGCGGGCCTGATCGCCTGA
- a CDS encoding DUF2505 domain-containing protein, translating to MALSASTTLPHSVDRVAAVFVNEDFLRHTSEYVGGSLESFTIDGDTAGAFTTTTVRTLPTTRLPDIARKFVGETLKVTQTEKWEAPAADGSRSSTIALKISGAPLDVTAVQRLVAEGASTRIELEGNVTSSVPFLGGKIADAAEPMVGKALGIQSQQAQAWLESH from the coding sequence ATGGCCCTGAGTGCATCCACCACCCTGCCCCACAGCGTTGACCGCGTAGCCGCAGTCTTCGTCAACGAAGATTTCCTGCGTCACACCAGCGAATACGTGGGCGGCTCCTTGGAATCGTTCACCATTGACGGCGACACCGCGGGCGCTTTCACCACCACCACGGTCCGCACGCTGCCCACAACGCGCCTGCCGGACATCGCCCGGAAGTTCGTTGGTGAAACGCTGAAGGTTACCCAGACCGAGAAGTGGGAAGCCCCGGCTGCCGACGGTTCACGGTCCAGCACCATTGCCCTGAAGATCTCCGGCGCTCCGCTGGATGTTACCGCTGTCCAGCGCCTGGTGGCCGAAGGCGCCAGCACCCGGATTGAACTCGAAGGCAACGTGACCTCCTCGGTTCCGTTCCTCGGTGGCAAGATTGCCGACGCCGCAGAGCCCATGGTGGGCAAGGCACTGGGCATCCAGTCCCAGCAGGCCCAGGCCTGGCTCGAAAGCCACTAG
- a CDS encoding SDR family oxidoreductase, with product MQPSEATHSNTPQETKTVLVTGATGYIGGRLVPRLLEAGHRVKVLVRTPQKIADVPWHDQVEIIQDSLSDSGSLATALDGVDVLYYLVHSMASGSGFEAKEEAMARLVAVAAEEAGVDRIVYLGGLHPENQELSIHMRSRETVGRVFLESAVDSIVFQAGVVIGSGSASFEMIRHLAETLPVMPAPSWVNNRVEAIAVRDVLHYLVAAAAIPEKLNRSFDIGSRDVLKYKDMMNDYAVERGLPRRLVIALPVPAPKLAGLWVALVTPIPLSMSLPLVQSLQHDAVSREHDVDHYIPQPDGGLTPYRRAVALALGKERDGQVETTWANAGIDADPLPSDPDWAGYKVFLDERTFHSEAKPEHVWTIIEGIGGKNGWYSLPLAWRVRGWLDKLQGGAGLLRGRRHPKTLNTGEVVDWWRVEAIDRGHLLRLRAEMRAPGGAWLELAVEPDGEGSLYKQRAIFFPRGLAGRLYWLGVYPFHGFIFPSMARNISAAAMTLQESGSGVSTQTP from the coding sequence TTGCAGCCTTCGGAAGCCACACATTCCAACACCCCGCAGGAAACCAAGACAGTGCTGGTCACCGGCGCCACCGGTTACATCGGCGGGCGTCTGGTCCCCCGGCTCCTGGAAGCCGGGCACAGGGTCAAGGTTCTGGTCCGCACGCCGCAGAAAATCGCGGACGTTCCCTGGCACGACCAGGTGGAGATCATCCAGGACAGCCTGTCCGATTCCGGAAGCCTGGCCACCGCCCTGGACGGTGTGGACGTGCTCTATTACCTGGTCCACTCGATGGCCTCCGGGAGCGGCTTTGAGGCCAAGGAAGAAGCAATGGCCCGGCTCGTTGCAGTCGCGGCCGAGGAAGCAGGTGTGGACAGGATCGTTTACCTCGGTGGCCTGCACCCGGAGAACCAGGAACTTTCCATCCATATGCGGTCCCGGGAAACCGTGGGCCGGGTGTTCCTTGAGTCTGCGGTGGATTCCATCGTGTTCCAGGCCGGAGTGGTGATCGGTTCCGGTTCAGCGTCCTTTGAGATGATCCGGCACCTTGCCGAGACCCTGCCTGTCATGCCGGCGCCCAGCTGGGTCAACAACAGGGTGGAGGCCATCGCTGTACGTGACGTTCTGCATTACCTGGTGGCTGCCGCCGCGATCCCGGAGAAGCTCAACCGCTCCTTCGACATCGGATCCCGGGATGTCCTGAAGTACAAGGACATGATGAACGATTACGCCGTGGAGCGCGGACTCCCCCGGCGGCTGGTGATAGCCCTGCCGGTACCGGCGCCCAAGCTCGCCGGTTTGTGGGTTGCACTGGTGACGCCCATTCCGTTGTCCATGTCCCTGCCTTTGGTGCAGTCGCTGCAGCACGATGCGGTGTCGCGGGAGCACGACGTCGACCATTACATTCCGCAGCCCGACGGCGGCCTGACACCCTACCGGCGCGCCGTCGCCTTGGCGTTGGGTAAGGAACGGGACGGACAGGTTGAAACAACGTGGGCGAATGCGGGCATTGATGCCGATCCCCTGCCGAGCGACCCCGACTGGGCCGGGTACAAAGTGTTCCTGGACGAACGGACTTTCCACAGCGAAGCAAAGCCTGAACATGTATGGACCATCATTGAGGGCATCGGGGGCAAGAACGGCTGGTACTCCCTACCTTTGGCATGGCGGGTCCGGGGCTGGTTGGACAAGCTGCAGGGCGGCGCGGGGCTTCTGAGGGGGCGCAGGCACCCTAAAACCCTGAACACAGGCGAGGTTGTGGACTGGTGGAGGGTGGAGGCGATCGATCGCGGACACCTGCTCCGCCTCCGCGCCGAGATGCGAGCCCCGGGCGGTGCCTGGCTTGAATTGGCGGTGGAACCTGATGGTGAGGGCAGCCTCTACAAGCAAAGGGCCATCTTCTTCCCGCGTGGCTTGGCTGGAAGGCTGTACTGGCTTGGTGTGTACCCCTTCCACGGGTTCATTTTTCCCTCCATGGCCCGGAACATCTCGGCTGCGGCCATGACGCTCCAAGAGTCCGGTTCAGGGGTGTCCACCCAAACCCCGTAG
- the mfd gene encoding transcription-repair coupling factor, with the protein MSLNGLRRALAEDKTFARVRTEAQRSFSDRNADYQISAPQGMRAVLLAEMADALASGSGEDHSSPVVLAVTATGREAEDLTAALASYLPADSVATFPSWETLPHERLSPRSDTVGRRLSVLRRLTHPESSTAAPLRVVVAPVRAVVQPIVAGLGDLVPVTLQVGQERSFTEVVRALSDAAYARVDMVTHRGEFAVRGGILDVFPPTEDHPIRVEFFGDEVDQMRWFAVADQRSLSAPGIHHPTELHAPPCREILITASVMSRAAKLKADMPAAADMLEKIAGGIAVEGMESLAPVLVDAMVPFVDQLPAGSLAVVIEPEKVRTRAHDLAATNEEFLEAAWSTASDGGAAPLDLSSQASADLHAASFRSLTDTRSAALEHGVSWWSITSLASDEDLVLDIDVLNMRAREPRGYQGDVAEMLEFIGSRVREQWRVVVVTDGPGPAQRLAELFHDAEIPCSRVDSLDVEPQPGIIEVTCAAVGRGFVLDGLKLGLLTEADLLGRATASSTKDMRRMPSKRRNAVDPLQLHAGDFVVHEQHGIGRFVELIQRKVAGTSSSDAGLREYLVLEYAPSKRGAPGDRLFVPTDQLDQVTRYVGGDAPALSKMGGADWASTKSKARKAVKEIAGELIRLYSARMASRGHAFAPDTPWQRELEEAFPYVETPDQLTTINEVKADMEREIPMDRLVSGDVGYGKTEIAVRAAFKAVQDGKQVAVLVPTTLLAQQHYETFTERFSGFPLRVKPLSRFQSSKEAKETAEGVKSGAVDVVIGTHRLLSKDFQFKDLGLVIVDEEQRFGVEHKEALKKMRTNVDVLAMSATPIPRTLEMSLTGIRETSTLATPPEERHPVLTYVGPYTNKQTSAAIRRELMREGQVFFVHNRVSSIERIAAQIRELVPEARVEVAHGQMSESRLEKIIVDFWEKRFDVLVCTTIIETGLDISNANTLIVDGADKYGLSQLHQLRGRVGRGRERAYAYFLYPSEKPLGEVALERLKAVAAHNELGAGMQLAMKDLEIRGAGNLLGGEQSGHIQGVGFDLYIRLVGEAVAEYRGEAEEKAAEMKIELPVNAHLPHDYVPGERLRLEAYRKLASAITYEAIDEVLAELVDRYGEPPLPAQNLIAVARFRVGAREAGLSDVALQGNFIRFSPAQLPESKTMRLNRMYPGSQVKPALDAVLIPKPKTAKIGGRDLQDAEILQWANNVIEAIFAEVPVKAG; encoded by the coding sequence ATGAGCCTCAACGGTCTGCGCCGCGCACTGGCGGAGGACAAGACTTTTGCGCGCGTCCGCACGGAGGCGCAGCGGTCCTTCAGCGATCGGAACGCCGACTACCAGATCAGCGCCCCGCAAGGGATGCGCGCGGTGTTGCTCGCCGAAATGGCCGACGCCCTGGCTTCCGGCAGTGGGGAAGATCACAGCAGCCCCGTGGTCCTTGCAGTCACCGCAACCGGACGTGAAGCCGAGGACCTCACCGCCGCGCTCGCCTCCTACCTTCCCGCGGATTCGGTGGCCACGTTCCCCAGCTGGGAGACCCTCCCGCACGAGCGGCTGTCGCCGCGCTCGGACACCGTTGGCCGCCGGCTCTCGGTCCTGCGCCGCCTGACCCACCCGGAAAGCTCGACGGCGGCCCCGTTGCGTGTGGTGGTAGCCCCGGTTCGCGCTGTTGTCCAGCCGATTGTGGCCGGCTTGGGTGACCTGGTTCCCGTCACCTTGCAGGTGGGGCAGGAACGTTCCTTCACAGAAGTTGTCCGCGCCCTGTCCGACGCCGCGTATGCCCGCGTTGACATGGTCACGCACCGTGGCGAGTTCGCAGTCCGCGGCGGCATCCTTGATGTCTTCCCGCCCACCGAGGACCATCCCATCCGCGTGGAATTCTTCGGTGACGAAGTGGACCAGATGCGCTGGTTCGCCGTGGCTGACCAGCGCTCGCTGTCAGCGCCCGGAATCCACCATCCCACGGAATTGCATGCCCCGCCGTGCCGGGAAATCCTGATCACGGCGTCGGTGATGTCCCGTGCGGCCAAGCTCAAGGCGGACATGCCAGCAGCGGCGGACATGCTGGAGAAGATTGCCGGCGGGATCGCCGTTGAAGGCATGGAATCCCTGGCCCCCGTGCTGGTGGATGCCATGGTCCCGTTCGTGGATCAGCTTCCGGCCGGCTCGCTTGCCGTGGTGATCGAGCCGGAAAAGGTGCGTACCCGCGCGCACGATCTCGCTGCCACCAACGAGGAATTCCTGGAAGCTGCCTGGTCAACTGCGTCCGACGGCGGTGCGGCGCCCCTTGACCTGTCTTCCCAGGCCTCCGCCGATCTTCATGCTGCCAGTTTCCGTTCGCTCACCGACACCCGCTCGGCAGCCTTGGAACACGGTGTGTCCTGGTGGTCCATCACGTCCCTTGCTTCCGATGAGGACCTCGTCCTGGACATCGACGTCCTGAACATGCGCGCACGCGAACCCCGCGGTTACCAGGGTGATGTGGCTGAGATGCTGGAGTTCATCGGCTCCAGGGTCCGCGAGCAGTGGCGGGTAGTGGTGGTCACCGATGGCCCCGGTCCTGCCCAGCGCCTGGCCGAGCTGTTCCATGACGCGGAGATTCCTTGTTCCCGCGTTGATTCCCTGGATGTGGAACCCCAGCCGGGCATCATCGAGGTGACCTGCGCCGCCGTCGGACGCGGTTTTGTCCTGGACGGCCTCAAACTGGGCCTGCTGACCGAAGCTGATCTGCTGGGCCGCGCCACGGCCAGCTCCACCAAGGACATGCGCCGCATGCCGTCCAAGCGGCGCAACGCCGTGGACCCGTTGCAGCTTCATGCGGGCGATTTTGTGGTTCACGAGCAACATGGAATCGGCCGGTTTGTGGAGCTGATCCAGCGCAAGGTGGCCGGTACGTCCTCCTCCGATGCCGGACTGCGCGAATACCTGGTGCTGGAGTACGCGCCGTCCAAGCGTGGCGCGCCGGGGGACCGGCTGTTCGTCCCCACCGATCAGCTGGACCAGGTGACCCGCTACGTGGGCGGTGATGCGCCCGCGTTGAGCAAGATGGGCGGCGCGGACTGGGCCAGCACCAAGTCCAAGGCGCGCAAGGCCGTCAAGGAGATCGCCGGGGAGCTGATCCGTTTGTACTCCGCCCGCATGGCCTCCCGGGGGCACGCCTTCGCGCCGGACACTCCTTGGCAGCGCGAGCTTGAAGAAGCGTTCCCGTACGTTGAAACACCGGACCAGTTGACCACTATCAATGAGGTCAAAGCGGACATGGAACGGGAGATCCCCATGGACCGGCTGGTCTCCGGTGACGTTGGCTACGGCAAAACCGAGATCGCTGTCCGGGCAGCCTTCAAAGCCGTCCAGGACGGCAAGCAGGTGGCTGTTCTGGTACCCACCACCCTTCTGGCGCAGCAGCACTATGAGACCTTTACCGAGCGCTTCTCCGGTTTCCCCCTGAGGGTCAAGCCGCTGTCCCGCTTCCAGAGCAGCAAAGAAGCCAAGGAAACAGCTGAGGGCGTCAAGAGCGGAGCTGTGGACGTAGTGATCGGCACCCACCGTCTCCTGTCCAAGGACTTCCAGTTTAAGGACCTGGGCCTGGTGATCGTTGACGAGGAGCAGCGCTTCGGTGTGGAACATAAGGAAGCGCTCAAGAAAATGCGCACCAACGTGGACGTGCTGGCCATGAGTGCAACGCCGATTCCGCGAACCTTGGAAATGTCGCTGACAGGCATCCGCGAAACCTCCACGTTGGCCACGCCGCCGGAGGAACGCCACCCCGTGCTCACCTACGTGGGCCCCTACACCAACAAGCAGACCTCCGCAGCGATCCGACGCGAACTCATGCGCGAAGGCCAGGTGTTCTTCGTCCACAACCGTGTCTCTTCCATTGAACGCATCGCCGCGCAAATCCGCGAGCTGGTTCCGGAAGCAAGGGTGGAAGTAGCGCACGGGCAGATGTCCGAGAGCCGCCTGGAAAAGATCATTGTGGACTTCTGGGAGAAGCGATTCGACGTCCTGGTCTGCACCACCATCATTGAAACCGGCCTGGATATCTCCAATGCCAACACCTTGATTGTGGATGGGGCCGACAAATATGGCCTCTCGCAGCTCCACCAGCTCCGCGGGCGTGTGGGCCGTGGCCGTGAACGTGCCTATGCCTACTTCCTGTACCCCTCTGAGAAACCGCTGGGCGAAGTGGCGTTGGAGCGGCTGAAGGCCGTGGCCGCGCACAACGAGCTCGGCGCCGGTATGCAGCTGGCCATGAAGGACCTTGAGATCCGCGGAGCCGGCAACCTGCTGGGCGGGGAACAGTCCGGCCACATCCAAGGTGTGGGCTTTGACCTCTACATCCGCTTGGTGGGCGAAGCTGTGGCCGAGTACCGCGGTGAGGCCGAAGAGAAGGCCGCCGAGATGAAAATCGAGCTGCCCGTTAACGCCCACCTGCCGCACGACTACGTACCCGGAGAAAGGTTGCGCCTGGAGGCGTACCGCAAACTGGCGTCCGCCATCACGTACGAGGCCATCGACGAAGTCCTGGCCGAACTCGTGGACCGCTACGGAGAGCCGCCGTTGCCGGCCCAAAACCTCATTGCCGTGGCCCGCTTCCGGGTAGGTGCCCGCGAGGCCGGCCTGTCCGACGTCGCACTCCAAGGAAACTTCATCCGTTTCTCCCCGGCGCAACTGCCCGAGTCCAAAACCATGCGCCTGAACCGCATGTACCCGGGCTCGCAGGTGAAGCCGGCCCTGGATGCGGTCCTGATTCCCAAACCCAAGACGGCCAAAATCGGTGGACGCGACCTTCAGGACGCCGAGATCCTGCAGTGGGCCAACAACGTTATAGAGGCGATCTTCGCTGAAGTACCTGTAAAGGCTGGCTAA
- a CDS encoding metal-dependent hydrolase, with protein MMGGHHAASGAAAWIAIASTGPYALGWYPLDSTGILIGAMATAGTALVVDWDHRHSTIANSLPPLSNVIAVGIEKASGGHRQGTHSLLGASAFVVLAAMAAQFQMVTPVGKLSIGAGLLCMFMINLAAKALNLFPKSGWITNWLFALVMAGLVTWFAPDQWGWLPLSMLTGVVVHIVGDMITVGGVPLLWPIVIKPPKFLRKSVIRGIWRPNGAFSIPLLGRAGSRREWLVLIPVSGYAMVGMGVAAWTLAQQHWPGVLAALGGVVQMP; from the coding sequence ATGATGGGAGGACATCACGCCGCGTCAGGAGCCGCGGCGTGGATAGCTATTGCCTCAACCGGGCCATATGCGTTGGGCTGGTACCCCTTGGATTCCACCGGAATCCTCATTGGCGCCATGGCGACGGCGGGAACTGCTTTGGTGGTGGACTGGGACCACCGCCACAGCACCATCGCCAACTCGCTGCCTCCACTGTCCAACGTCATTGCGGTGGGGATAGAAAAAGCCAGCGGCGGGCACCGGCAGGGAACACACTCGTTATTGGGGGCCTCCGCCTTTGTGGTGCTCGCAGCCATGGCCGCGCAGTTCCAGATGGTCACCCCGGTAGGCAAGCTTTCCATCGGCGCCGGGTTACTGTGCATGTTCATGATCAACCTGGCTGCCAAGGCATTGAACCTGTTCCCCAAGTCAGGCTGGATCACCAACTGGCTGTTCGCGCTGGTCATGGCCGGCCTGGTGACGTGGTTCGCACCGGACCAGTGGGGCTGGTTGCCGCTGTCCATGCTCACCGGCGTGGTGGTCCACATTGTGGGGGACATGATCACTGTGGGCGGGGTGCCGCTGCTCTGGCCGATCGTTATCAAACCACCCAAATTCCTGCGTAAATCCGTGATCCGGGGCATCTGGCGGCCGAACGGCGCCTTCTCCATCCCGTTGCTGGGACGGGCTGGTTCACGCCGGGAATGGTTGGTCCTGATCCCCGTGAGCGGGTACGCCATGGTGGGCATGGGGGTTGCCGCGTGGACGTTGGCGCAACAGCACTGGCCGGGCGTCCTTGCTGCTCTGGGCGGGGTAGTACAAATGCCCTGA
- a CDS encoding glycosyl hydrolase family 28-related protein: MTLNGPGSRLGHLLLMALATALLVTGCGSATPLGHPDALAQPDALQRAEPGACDAYGSQATNVKEWTANGYLDAQDTSRSLQQAIDSAAKIGGAIIQLPEGVFTLERPLVIKSNVSLRGSGPDTVLKAGPDFLEFEGPFGGHPLITTNGAQNVTISWLTADQNGEELEGNLPGRLREYLVDVRHSTNALVQGVTTRNPYTYSIAVVASSNFCVRESRTTVTSSDHYDQLDGIHITDSHDGLVEGNTVDQRQGADGDDGLVAQALGAPVHHVIYRNNDVRGGSHGSGLQLALSTHEIHNITVDGNRFWGSPDGLITGYYDGGHAAVRDVTVRNNEFFNLQGPWLNFSGDLENIEVTNNLTCQAGTMMLEDAPGNVVAGNFTRC, encoded by the coding sequence TTGTTAATGGCCCTGGCCACAGCACTGTTGGTAACAGGCTGCGGTTCGGCCACCCCGTTGGGACATCCTGATGCGCTGGCCCAGCCTGACGCTCTCCAGCGGGCCGAACCGGGCGCCTGCGATGCCTACGGAAGCCAAGCCACCAACGTCAAAGAGTGGACAGCAAATGGCTACCTGGACGCCCAGGACACCTCCAGGTCCTTGCAACAGGCAATAGATTCAGCGGCCAAAATTGGCGGCGCCATCATTCAGCTGCCGGAGGGCGTCTTCACCCTGGAGCGCCCGTTGGTTATCAAGAGCAACGTATCTCTCAGGGGATCCGGACCGGACACCGTCCTGAAAGCCGGCCCGGATTTCCTCGAGTTTGAGGGCCCGTTTGGCGGTCACCCGCTGATCACCACAAACGGCGCGCAGAACGTCACCATCTCCTGGCTCACCGCGGATCAGAACGGGGAAGAGCTGGAGGGCAACTTGCCCGGACGCCTGCGCGAATATTTGGTGGATGTCCGCCATTCCACCAATGCCCTGGTGCAGGGGGTCACCACCCGGAATCCCTACACGTATTCCATAGCTGTAGTGGCCAGCAGCAATTTCTGCGTACGGGAGAGCCGGACCACCGTGACCAGCAGCGACCACTACGACCAATTGGACGGCATTCACATCACCGATTCCCATGACGGCCTGGTGGAGGGAAACACCGTTGACCAGCGTCAGGGAGCCGACGGCGACGACGGACTGGTGGCCCAGGCCCTGGGCGCACCCGTTCATCACGTGATTTACCGGAACAATGACGTCCGCGGCGGCTCCCACGGTTCAGGCCTGCAGTTAGCCCTCAGCACGCACGAAATTCACAACATCACCGTGGACGGGAACCGCTTTTGGGGTTCGCCCGATGGTCTCATCACGGGATACTACGACGGCGGCCATGCTGCGGTTCGCGATGTTACGGTCAGGAACAACGAGTTCTTCAACCTGCAAGGGCCTTGGCTGAACTTCAGTGGGGACCTGGAAAACATCGAGGTGACCAACAACCTCACCTGCCAGGCCGGCACCATGATGCTTGAGGACGCCCCCGGCAACGTTGTGGCAGGAAATTTCACCCGCTGCTGA